A single region of the Puniceicoccales bacterium genome encodes:
- a CDS encoding DNA translocase FtsK, whose protein sequence is MSQPQKKCSRVKDIVGGTFLFVLGLLTLIWLLDFDPDQSWLISTKALDVQPHRNMVWRLGPLFSFWIVRFIGLASLLVSGLLIWFSFVVAFKLARPFSRWLWLHSLCMILSLAGLLSVFHKYLLEDKVFTGFFENKFSAGLGGIFGLKILNQFLDPLFGPLGGFILLLAVFLVDGWLIFRKTEPVSGSEKKSLRLMMAIRRLGIRWLRVVSSSLRACCRFVSGLFGLTRLAGKMVVFVGKASRDKVTRTGNLVSSSGIELPVDQPVGYASSSADVSSVEPVLVRASCKIGDHVFPSTELLERGSLNLVSGEDHESVAIKLVSTLAEFGVSVKPSEIHRGPVITRYEILPEPGVRVEKIVGLDKNIALGLAAKSVRIIAPVPGKGCVGVELPNKEPVTVRLREILESRAWAGMRADIPIVLGRGVTGEPIIADLARMPHLLIAGATGSGKTVCINAIIASLLFHASPDALRFIMVDPKIVEMQTFNDLPHMLIPVVTDPKKVPNALKWLIAEMEDRYQIFAKVGVRNIASFNAKVVDSQSKVPIAEGDESHNLVAKKMPYIVCIIDELADLMMVAPGDIETCIARLAQLARAAGIHLILATQRPSVNVITGIIKANLPSRIAFKVASKVDSRTILDIGGAESLLGQGDMLFLPPGSGGLLRAQGALVSDDEINALVRFLYTTNGAPKYEEAVQERIETGDVEDGESAEDWDDDMIPKALEIIRSNDRASTSFLQRKLKIGYNRAARIMDTLREKGLVSSAEDSQDGL, encoded by the coding sequence ATGAGCCAGCCACAAAAAAAATGTAGTCGAGTCAAAGATATTGTTGGCGGGACTTTTCTTTTTGTCCTCGGATTGTTGACGCTGATCTGGCTATTGGATTTTGATCCGGATCAAAGCTGGTTGATTAGTACAAAAGCTCTTGATGTTCAGCCACATAGAAATATGGTTTGGAGGCTAGGGCCTTTGTTTTCGTTTTGGATTGTCAGATTTATTGGGTTGGCGAGCCTGCTGGTTTCCGGGCTTTTGATATGGTTTTCCTTCGTGGTTGCATTCAAATTAGCTCGACCATTTTCGAGGTGGCTTTGGCTTCATTCACTTTGCATGATTTTATCTCTGGCTGGATTGCTTTCGGTTTTTCACAAATATCTTCTTGAGGACAAAGTATTTACTGGTTTTTTTGAGAACAAATTTTCTGCTGGCCTTGGTGGAATATTTGGCCTGAAAATACTTAATCAATTTTTGGACCCGCTATTTGGCCCATTGGGTGGATTTATACTGCTGTTGGCGGTATTTTTAGTAGATGGATGGCTGATTTTCAGGAAAACCGAACCTGTGTCCGGATCTGAAAAAAAAAGCCTTCGGTTGATGATGGCCATTAGAAGGCTAGGCATCCGATGGTTGCGTGTTGTATCTAGTTCACTACGTGCATGTTGCAGATTTGTCAGCGGATTATTTGGTCTGACTAGACTGGCCGGGAAAATGGTGGTTTTCGTGGGCAAAGCAAGTCGAGATAAGGTTACTAGGACCGGGAATTTGGTATCGAGCTCTGGGATTGAGCTGCCAGTGGATCAACCGGTCGGTTATGCAAGTTCTTCGGCTGATGTGAGTTCCGTCGAGCCGGTCCTCGTTAGAGCTTCTTGTAAAATCGGTGATCATGTGTTTCCGAGCACCGAATTGTTGGAGCGCGGGAGTTTAAATCTGGTGTCCGGCGAGGATCATGAATCTGTTGCAATTAAGCTTGTTAGCACTCTTGCCGAGTTTGGTGTTTCTGTGAAGCCGAGCGAGATACACAGGGGGCCGGTCATAACTAGATATGAGATTTTGCCCGAGCCAGGCGTCCGGGTTGAGAAAATCGTAGGGTTGGATAAAAATATTGCCCTTGGCCTGGCGGCGAAGTCCGTAAGAATCATCGCGCCGGTGCCTGGGAAAGGTTGTGTAGGTGTAGAACTACCTAATAAAGAACCGGTTACTGTTAGGCTTCGGGAAATCCTGGAATCTAGAGCCTGGGCCGGAATGCGGGCAGATATCCCGATTGTTCTTGGCCGTGGCGTTACCGGTGAGCCGATAATAGCCGATTTGGCCAGGATGCCGCATCTGTTGATTGCTGGAGCAACTGGTTCTGGCAAAACGGTTTGCATAAATGCAATCATTGCTTCGCTGCTGTTTCATGCGTCGCCGGATGCCCTAAGATTTATAATGGTTGATCCAAAAATCGTTGAGATGCAGACATTTAATGATCTACCGCATATGCTGATTCCGGTGGTCACCGATCCAAAAAAAGTGCCCAACGCTTTGAAGTGGTTGATTGCAGAGATGGAGGATCGCTATCAGATATTTGCGAAGGTTGGGGTGCGAAACATAGCCAGCTTCAATGCGAAGGTTGTTGATTCGCAATCAAAAGTGCCTATTGCAGAAGGAGATGAGTCACATAATCTGGTAGCTAAAAAGATGCCTTACATTGTTTGCATAATAGATGAGTTGGCCGATTTGATGATGGTGGCGCCGGGAGATATAGAGACCTGCATTGCCCGATTGGCTCAGTTGGCGAGGGCGGCCGGTATTCATCTAATCCTTGCAACTCAACGACCTTCGGTGAATGTGATCACCGGAATAATCAAGGCGAATCTTCCAAGTCGGATCGCTTTCAAGGTAGCTTCCAAAGTCGACAGCCGTACAATTCTTGATATTGGTGGAGCGGAATCACTTCTTGGCCAAGGAGATATGTTATTTTTACCACCTGGTTCTGGCGGACTGCTACGGGCCCAGGGCGCGCTGGTTTCGGACGATGAGATAAATGCCCTGGTTAGGTTTTTGTACACGACGAATGGCGCGCCAAAGTACGAGGAAGCCGTGCAGGAGCGGATAGAGACCGGAGATGTGGAGGATGGCGAGTCGGCCGAAGACTGGGATGATGACATGATTCCTAAGGCTTTGGAAATCATCCGCTCCAATGACAGGGCCTCAACTTCGTTTTTGCAGAGAAAGTTGAAGATAGGCTACAACCGGGCCGCAAGAATCATGGAT
- a CDS encoding site-2 protease family protein produces MVIFFGGSIFVHELGHYLAAKSRKFYIPRFSIGFGPKLFSWKHGETEFRISLLPFGGYVALPQLAEMKEIEGEFDIPKGFKKPSCMDKIIAASMGVIFNMIFAFVLASIIWVVGCEKPGSSMTNVIGYVHEKIWIKDDLKVKGPAYKAGLLPGDKVLSIDGKQVRTHFDLMNYIVLGTNRSLDDKPLARLQVERNGSVFDVDVYPELVMKNEAAGDYMRTIGVEMAQKLIVHEVFKNSPGEKAGLQNGDILLKIDDQDIFSLSQLNHILQSTNKPHSLLVQSGNESKSLRLDPMTIPVKKPYVKLQFDDCFMEIYPDYAEGTKLSNLFDDKVICKLLEYKHLSNTYRDITPGSRLMAVNSKEIETMADLVFILKNTKSPQLRFMTKKGLVREVSYGNIKNLELVQPERVNSIGVLFSEGTRMVHCNPVSQLLDSVRNTLITLNSLISRKSNVALKNLMGLPGIVKTLNMFALCDFRLFLLFIITLNVNLAVLNILPIPFLDGGHIMMAVAEKIMGKNLSGRLTTAVQFLFMVLLMLLMVYVSFFDIRRIFGDHDNDVKAEKLLNLQVPVQALWEGMASANE; encoded by the coding sequence GTGGTGATATTTTTTGGTGGCTCTATATTTGTCCATGAACTTGGCCATTACCTTGCAGCGAAAAGTAGGAAATTTTACATACCTAGATTTTCCATCGGGTTCGGGCCGAAGTTATTTTCCTGGAAACATGGCGAAACCGAATTTCGCATATCATTGTTACCATTTGGCGGTTATGTGGCTTTACCGCAACTTGCTGAAATGAAAGAGATAGAGGGCGAGTTCGATATCCCCAAGGGGTTTAAAAAACCATCCTGTATGGATAAGATAATCGCGGCATCGATGGGTGTTATTTTCAATATGATATTCGCATTTGTTTTGGCATCGATCATCTGGGTTGTTGGCTGCGAAAAGCCTGGAAGTTCGATGACAAATGTGATTGGCTATGTCCATGAGAAGATTTGGATTAAGGATGACCTGAAAGTTAAAGGACCGGCTTATAAGGCCGGACTGTTACCAGGCGATAAGGTCCTGAGTATTGATGGAAAACAGGTTAGAACACATTTTGATCTAATGAATTACATCGTACTTGGTACCAATAGAAGCCTCGATGATAAGCCATTGGCCAGGTTGCAGGTGGAGCGGAATGGTAGCGTTTTTGACGTTGATGTCTATCCGGAACTTGTGATGAAAAATGAAGCTGCCGGTGATTATATGCGTACGATAGGTGTGGAGATGGCTCAGAAGCTAATTGTCCATGAGGTATTTAAAAATTCGCCCGGAGAAAAAGCTGGGTTACAAAATGGCGATATCCTTTTGAAAATCGATGATCAGGACATTTTTTCCCTTTCCCAGCTGAACCATATTCTTCAGTCAACCAATAAGCCTCATTCGCTGCTGGTTCAGTCCGGCAATGAATCGAAGTCCCTCAGACTAGACCCTATGACCATACCAGTAAAGAAGCCCTATGTCAAGCTGCAGTTTGATGATTGTTTTATGGAGATCTATCCAGACTATGCCGAGGGAACAAAACTTTCCAACTTGTTTGATGACAAGGTGATTTGTAAGTTATTGGAATATAAGCACCTAAGCAATACATACAGGGATATTACTCCTGGCAGTAGGCTTATGGCTGTGAATTCAAAAGAGATAGAAACCATGGCGGATTTGGTGTTTATCCTGAAGAACACAAAGAGTCCACAGTTGAGATTTATGACGAAGAAAGGCCTAGTTCGGGAAGTCAGCTATGGAAATATAAAGAATTTAGAACTTGTACAGCCAGAGAGAGTTAATAGCATCGGCGTTCTTTTTTCCGAGGGAACTAGGATGGTTCACTGTAATCCCGTATCCCAGTTGTTAGATAGTGTCAGGAACACGCTGATAACTCTCAATAGTTTGATCTCAAGAAAATCCAATGTGGCGCTAAAAAATCTGATGGGCTTACCTGGCATAGTGAAGACGCTTAACATGTTTGCGTTGTGTGACTTCAGATTGTTTTTACTGTTTATAATCACCCTAAATGTCAATCTGGCCGTATTGAATATTTTGCCGATTCCGTTTTTGGATGGTGGCCATATTATGATGGCAGTGGCAGAGAAAATAATGGGAAAAAATCTGTCAGGCCGGCTTACGACAGCCGTTCAATTTCTATTCATGGTCCTGCTCATGCTTCTCATGGTTTATGTTAGTTTCTTCGATATTAGAAGGATTTTTGGTGATCATGACAACGATGTTAAGGCGGAGAAGTTGCTTAATCTGCAGGTGCCGGTTCAGGCTCTGTGGGAAGGAATGGCTTCGGCGAACGAGTAA
- a CDS encoding GspE/PulE family protein, translating to MTSNDSESPIIRFVNHVFEHAIAKKASDIHFETFTDAVVIRLRVDGVLEELPSPDRHLGNAIISRIKTIAGLDLAERRLPQDGHVEIKYLNRVVDFRVSTLPTQYGESVVLRVLDKDSWHFDLNLMGIPENVLAEIRKNLHTGSGIILTTGPTGSGKTTTLYSALHEINNEEIKILTAEDPVEYEIDGIVQVNIRDDIGLSFEKTLRSFLRHDPDKILIGELRDSITAKIAIQAALTGHLVLGTLHTNDAPAAITRLVDMGIEPFLIADTIRGILAQRLLRKICENCKEKAPRTRIFEEKYPELADSEYYIGKGCPQCNNTGYSGRFGIYEWLDINAEIRQSIRNLVPLENLQKIALDQGLVPLKTQAIEAVKNGQTTIHELDKV from the coding sequence ATGACCTCAAATGATAGTGAATCTCCCATAATAAGATTCGTTAATCATGTTTTTGAGCATGCCATCGCAAAAAAAGCGTCGGACATTCACTTTGAAACATTCACCGATGCGGTGGTGATAAGGCTACGCGTGGACGGCGTACTGGAAGAACTCCCTTCCCCTGATAGACATCTGGGCAACGCGATAATTTCAAGAATAAAAACCATTGCCGGGCTGGATCTTGCGGAAAGAAGACTGCCTCAGGATGGCCATGTAGAAATAAAATATCTAAACCGAGTGGTGGACTTCCGGGTATCTACATTACCAACCCAATATGGCGAAAGTGTCGTGCTGCGTGTACTGGACAAAGATTCGTGGCATTTTGATTTAAACCTAATGGGCATACCGGAGAATGTGTTAGCAGAAATTCGTAAAAATTTACACACGGGCTCGGGAATCATATTGACCACGGGACCCACAGGTAGCGGTAAAACAACCACACTTTACAGCGCATTGCATGAAATAAACAACGAAGAAATAAAGATCCTCACGGCCGAAGACCCGGTGGAATACGAAATCGATGGAATTGTGCAAGTTAACATACGAGACGATATAGGTCTGTCCTTTGAAAAAACCCTCAGATCATTCCTGAGGCACGATCCGGACAAAATACTAATAGGCGAATTAAGGGACTCCATTACGGCCAAAATAGCCATACAAGCAGCACTCACAGGCCATCTGGTACTCGGAACACTGCACACAAATGATGCTCCAGCCGCCATAACAAGACTCGTCGACATGGGCATAGAACCATTTCTCATCGCCGACACAATCAGAGGAATTCTGGCCCAAAGACTACTGCGAAAAATATGTGAAAATTGTAAAGAAAAAGCACCAAGAACCAGAATTTTTGAAGAAAAATATCCAGAACTAGCTGACTCAGAATATTATATAGGAAAAGGCTGTCCCCAGTGCAACAATACAGGTTACTCCGGCCGGTTTGGCATCTATGAATGGCTTGACATAAATGCAGAAATCAGACAGTCAATAAGAAACCTGGTCCCGCTGGAAAATTTGCAAAAAATAGCCCTAGATCAAGGCCTTGTGCCATTGAAAACCCAGGCAATCGAAGCAGTAAAAAATGGCCAAACCACCATCCATGAACTGGATAAGGTGTAA
- a CDS encoding amino acid carrier protein, whose product MEPKQLESFLDAISRLIWNWPLIISILAVGIYFSYKLKMLRFSNLKLAMKCIIESNAKNKNCGGDISVFASICTALSATLGTGNIVGIAVAVTLGGPGSIFWLWISSILSLAVKYAEGVLAIKYRKIAADGSISGGPMYYIRFGLGRNGLAKIFAFFGLMVALIGTGTLAQSNSIAAAFGSFGIPNIVTATVLSLVVMAITMGGLHRISAVAEKIVPIMTLFYIGAATAVLVINFSKIPQVFYLICSSAFMPKSILGGGVGITATLAASVGVSRGIFSHEAGLGSSAIAAATAKTDSPAKQGLAAAAGALLSIVVCTMTALVIVISCDGGAIFNLSPPLEGAMLTAYAFEQGLGVISLGKLIVSLSIILFAFTTIIGWNYYGEKCIQYIWGDSALGLYKIFFVFFVALGPFFRINTVLALADIVIGLMAISNLIGLIGLRKIVIDETEMFFRDLKKYNIP is encoded by the coding sequence GTGGAACCAAAACAGCTTGAATCATTTTTGGATGCAATTTCCAGGCTAATCTGGAATTGGCCGCTAATTATATCTATTTTAGCTGTTGGTATTTATTTTTCATACAAGCTTAAAATGTTGCGATTTTCCAATTTGAAATTGGCGATGAAATGCATCATCGAAAGCAATGCAAAAAATAAAAATTGCGGTGGAGACATTTCTGTTTTTGCGTCCATATGTACCGCCCTATCAGCAACTCTTGGCACAGGCAATATAGTAGGCATTGCCGTGGCGGTGACTTTAGGCGGTCCGGGATCGATATTTTGGCTATGGATTTCATCTATTCTTAGCCTAGCGGTTAAGTATGCGGAGGGTGTTTTGGCGATAAAATACAGAAAAATAGCTGCGGATGGCAGCATTTCCGGAGGCCCAATGTATTATATTAGGTTTGGGTTAGGTCGCAATGGATTGGCGAAAATCTTTGCATTTTTTGGTCTGATGGTTGCTTTGATTGGAACAGGGACTTTAGCTCAGAGCAATTCCATAGCAGCTGCTTTTGGATCTTTCGGCATTCCTAATATTGTTACAGCGACGGTGCTTAGCCTTGTGGTCATGGCAATAACCATGGGTGGATTGCATAGAATCTCTGCGGTGGCTGAAAAAATTGTTCCAATTATGACACTGTTCTACATTGGGGCTGCGACCGCGGTGTTGGTAATTAATTTTTCTAAAATTCCCCAGGTATTTTATTTGATATGCTCGAGTGCATTCATGCCGAAATCGATACTGGGCGGTGGTGTTGGAATAACCGCCACATTGGCAGCTAGCGTTGGAGTTAGCCGTGGAATCTTCTCCCATGAAGCAGGATTGGGCAGTTCGGCCATAGCCGCTGCCACTGCCAAAACAGATTCTCCGGCCAAACAGGGATTAGCAGCCGCGGCCGGTGCATTGCTTAGCATAGTCGTCTGTACCATGACCGCCTTGGTTATAGTGATTTCCTGTGACGGTGGAGCCATTTTTAATCTATCGCCACCGTTGGAAGGCGCAATGCTTACGGCCTATGCGTTTGAACAGGGTCTTGGAGTGATTTCTCTTGGAAAATTGATAGTTAGCCTCAGCATTATATTATTCGCGTTTACCACTATTATTGGATGGAATTACTATGGAGAGAAGTGCATCCAATATATCTGGGGAGACAGTGCCCTGGGCCTCTATAAAATATTTTTTGTTTTTTTTGTTGCGCTGGGCCCATTCTTTAGAATTAACACTGTACTTGCTCTGGCGGATATTGTGATTGGGCTTATGGCCATATCAAATCTAATAGGATTGATAGGACTAAGAAAAATTGTGATAGATGAAACCGAAATGTTTTTTAGGGATTTAAAAAAATACAATATACCCTAA